The bacterium DNA segment TAAGATGAATCGAAATACTATAACTGATTTTCTTCCAAGCTAATGCTTACTAATCGAGGAAAAACTTTCCGCGAAATCACTGAATAAAAAAAGCCTCGTCTGCACAATGCTGACGAGGTTTTCGAGTGTCCTATTATTTTTAACTCACGCCAACGTTTTTTCCGCTTTCATCCCCTGGACTGAGACCGTCTTTTTTTCCGGCTTTATAAATCCAGAAATACCTTCTTCCATCCAGGTATATTTATCGTTCAATATATTCTTGGCAATTCCATATTTAAAAACATCATCATTATTCCACAGACCTTTAAGTAAAATCTTTACGCGTCGACGGGCATTGCGGCAAAAAAGATCGGCCAGCTCGCAGGCGTCATGATTCCCTTCTTTGGATAATTTAAGGGCGCGGCTCATGGTTGAAGCCATCGCAAAAAGTTCCGCTCCGATATCCACTACACGAAATAAGAAGGCCTGTTTATAAGCTAATTTAGCCTGATGACGCATCATCCCGTGAAAAATCTCTCGGGATAATTTTCGCGTCGTGCGATTAACAAATCGCATGTGACGCGCCAATTTGCCAAACTCACTGTATCTCGGCCAGAAAGACCAGCCCAACCAGCGCGACGGATACCATACGGCGTAGAAGGCTATGACCTTAGGCAATGCGCCCAACCGCTGTCCCATGGTCGATTTCGGATTGATCATGCTCCATGCGACATCCAGATGTTTATCGACGGCTTCCCGCGCAATAAAAAGGCGCATGATCTCGCTGGAACCTTCAAAGATCAAGTTAATCCTAAAATCGCGCATGGCGCGCTCGATCGGAATCGGTTCATCACCGCGCGCGCGCAAAGAATCTGCTGTTTCATAACCCCGTCCGCCGCGAACCTGCAGGGTATCGTCAACAATCTTCCAGCCGGCTTCCGTGTTATACATTTTAGCAACGGCCGCTTCAAGGCGAATATCATATCCCTTATCCGACATCGCGGTTGCAATATCTGAAACGGATTCCATTGCGAAAGTCATTGACGCCATATCGGCAATCTTTTGCGCGATCGCTTCATGCTTGCCCACCGGCTGTCCCCATTGCACGCGCGACCGTCCCCATTTACGAACCACTTCGACGCACGCTTTTGCAGTGCCGGCACAAATGGCGGGAATAGTCAGTCGTCCCGTATTAAGAGTAATGAGAGCAAGTTTCAGGCCTTTACCCCGTTGCCAAAGCAAATTTTCTTTTGGCACACGGACATTCTTAAACGAAATTACCCCGTTCTCCAATGCTTTCAGTCCCATAAAATGGCAACGGTGTTCGACTTTAACGCCAGGCCAGCTTGTTTCTATAATGAATGCGCTGATCGCATTGTCTTCTTTATGTTTTGCCATGACCACGATGAGGTCAGCGATAGTTCCGTTAGTGCACCATAATTTTTCGCCGTTGAGAATAAACGCCTGGCCGTTGTCCGTATCTTCAACTGTGGAATGCAAATTCGCCGGATCAGAGCCGACTTCCGCTTCGGTCAATGCAAATGCCGACACTTCACCGCGTGCAACACGGGGCAGGTATTTTTTCTTTTGTTCTTCAGTGCCGAATGTCTTAAGCGGTTGAGGCAAACCGATCGATTGATGCGCCGATAAAAGTGCGGCTACATTCCCGTCCTGGCTTCCAACCAGTTGCATAACCTTGTTGTATTCCGCCTGGGTAAATTCCAACCCGCCATATTCTTTTTTGATCTTCATACCGAAGGCGCCCAGCTTCGCCAATCGATGTCGAATCTCGTCAGGAATTTTTCCATCCCGGTCGATCTTGTCGGAATCCACGTCTTCTTCAAGAAACTTTTTCATCTTGGCGTAGAATTCCTGGAATTCCGGCCGGTTAATCCCTTCCGCTTGGGGGAACGGATGAACAAGGTTTAACCTTAAATTTCCGAGAAAAATTTCACGAAGAAAACTAGGGCGATCCCATTTACTCTCACGCGCAGCTTCGGCAACTTCGCGTGCTTCATCTTCAGTCAGATGTTTTTTCTTTCCATTGGCAGGTATATCTTGTGACATAATAAATCCTTCCGGCAAATAGATTTGGTCTAAGATATTGCTTTAATAGCAAGTTACTAAATAATATAGATAAATAGTAAGCAGAAATTCAATCAAAATCATTGGCCATTATCAAAAATTAACCTTGCACTGAAACCTCATTCCTGTTATATTCGCGACGCTGAATATATTTATGGGCCCGTAGCTCATCTGGATAGAGCATCTGCCTTCTAAGCAGAGGGTAACAGGTTCGAGTCCTGTCGGGCCTACGAATGAAAATTCCTCAAGAACTACCCCGAGGTTTTTATTGCATGCGCCCTTAGCTCAATTGGATAGAGCATCGGTCTTCGGAACCGAGGGTTACAGGTTCAAATCCTGTAGGGCGTACTAAAAAGGACGAGAAAAGATTCGTCCTTTTTTATTTTTGCGCCGGATTCTACTTAATGGATCGTAAAACTATTTGAGGTAATGGTATCTGGATCATTTATGTCGCCATTCCAAAAAAGAGGGTATCGGAATCGGTACGTTCCCGGCTTGTGAACGACAAGTGAATCAGACATGTTCGTATACGGATCAATTGTCATTTCTTCCATAAGCGAATCCGGGCACACCAAACTGGTCCACTGAACCCATTGATCTTCCACCCATTTGTCCCGGTAATAATATACGTTACTCAAACATCCCTGAAAAACCACGCTTTCATTCGTATTGTTATAGATTGTAATAATGGTTTTTTCATTACGAATGTAATCCGTTTTGTCCGTAAATACCGTTACCCCGTATACTGTTGAGTTTTCTACAGGCGCCCTATCGTGGCTGCAGCCAAACAAAACTGAAACCAAAAGAGTTAGGATTAAGTGTCTCATGTATTCCTCCTTCTGTTATAAGGAGTATAGTTCATGCAGCCTCATAAAAATTACAAAAAAAATTGGAAATAATGAATATTTTTTGATTTTGCGTCGCTAAACGTCTAAATTATAGATACATATTATTTCTAAATTGATATCCCACCCAAAAGGAGGAGTAATTATGCAGGTCAAAAAAAGAAATATGGTAGCTCAGGTGTTCCTGGTGATTATCACGCTGGGTATTTACGCGATTTACTGGTTCTATCAAACGGCGAGTGAACTAAAAGGAATTGCCAATGATCCTGAAGCGTCTCCGGGATTGTGGACTGTATTACTATTTATTCCGTTCGGCGCTTTTTATTCCTACTATAAATACGGCGAATTATATGAGAAGGTGTCCACGGAAAAAATGAACCGCTGGTTACTTTTTGTGTTATGGCTTGTCTTTTCGCCGGCAGTCTGGTTTCTCGTGCAGATGGATCTTAATAAGCGCGCTGAAATCCCTGCAACTTCTGTTTGATAAATTGTATATAATTGAAAATCCCCGCTTCAATTGAACCGGGGATTTTTATTTTATACTAATAAGCAACTCTTACATTCCCTTTTCCCACCAACGCTGAGCGATGAGATTGTACATATTGTTCTGCCGCTCTCTTGCTGCTTTATAAATTTCATGATTCTGCGTGTTAGGATTAAAGGTGCGGCCCAGCGGCATCGGAATTTCTGCAGCGTTCCGAACTGATCCGATACCTTCCAAAGCCAATATCGCAGCTCCACGGGCAGAACCTTCCTGCTCGCCTGATTGCGTTACAGGTAATCCCATGACATCGGACATAATTTGCGTCAGCACTTCCGAATCAATGAACCCTCCTCCTGAAGCAATAATTTTTTTGATAGGCATATTTTGACGGTTAAAAATATCATACACCGCCGCATAACGATAACTCACGCTTTCCATTGTTGCGCGGACGATTTCCTCCCTTGAACTGTTCAGATTGAGTCCATATATCATACCACGGGCATTTTCATGCCATCCGGTGCTTCGCTCGCCCGCCCAAAAGGGCAGAACGGTAAGTCCGTGGCCATCCGGTTTACATTCGTTCATAGCTTTATCCACGCCTTTTTTCCCTCCCTCAACTCCGAGATGGGACACGATCCATTTCCTCAAATTCCCGCCGTCGCTTAAGGCACCGCCCATTAAAAATCTTTTTTTGTCTACGCGATAAACCCACAATTCCGGCGGAATAATTACCGAGTCAGCTTCCCAGCACACCCGCAAAGCGCCCGATGTGCCCATCACGATACAAAGCTGATCTTTCGCAACGCATCCCGTGCCGACGTTGGAACTCGCACCGTCACCTACTGCGGGAAACCAGGGAATATCGACCAGAGTCGGCCAACGCTTCGCATAGGTTGATTTTAATCCCTGCAGCGGTGTATCCATATCCCCAAGTTCAGAAAGATTTTGCGGAGTAATAGGCATTACGGCAAAAACTTTTTCATCCCATTTGCATGTGTTCTGATTTAATAACCCTGTTCCGGATGCCATGGAAATACTGCAAACCGCTTTTTCAAAAAAAACATAGTAGAGGTATTCGCCGATTGACATCCACTTATCTGTCTTGATAAAAGTCTCGTTATGTTCTTCGTTGAACCACATCAGCTTTGCCGGCAAGTAGCTTGGATGAATAACGCATCCCGTGCGGCTGTGAATTTCCTCCGGATTTAACTTTTGTTTTAATGCATCTATCACCAAACGCGGGCGTGTGTCGGCCCAACTGATCAGTGCGGTCGTCGGTTTACCGCTTTTATCGACGCCCATCAAATTATGCCAAAAGGTATCAAAACCTACTGCTTTGACCTCACCCGCATGTTTCCCAAGTTCTTCCATAATTTTGTCGATACATTCGGCCGTACTGTCCACAATAAATTTAGGATCGGCATACACGCCGCCATCCTGGCTTGTCGTAAACAAATACCCGACCTGATGCATAAGATTTTTCACCGGCCGCCCCAAAGCGTCGTAAACCAATGCTCTGGTAGAGGACGTACCTATATCAATGGCCAGGATAAGCGGTCGTTGTGCATTTTTCAGCTTAATAGGCTGATTCGTTTGCGTCTTCATAAATTCCTCCGAATGGATAAAGCAGTCGTATTCATAGTTTGTAAAATATGTGACGATGAGATAGAATGGTGTTTCTAATTTTATCGAAATTAAACCGAAGGGTCAAGGGTTATTTGATGCTCACTGCCTTGCTCCTTAAGTATGGTTTATAGGTAAAATAATCTTGAATTCGGAGCCTTTACCTTCATGACTTTCCACTTCAATATCGCCGTTGTGTTTTTTGACGATTCCATAGCTGACTGAT contains these protein-coding regions:
- a CDS encoding acyl-CoA dehydrogenase, with translation MSQDIPANGKKKHLTEDEAREVAEAARESKWDRPSFLREIFLGNLRLNLVHPFPQAEGINRPEFQEFYAKMKKFLEEDVDSDKIDRDGKIPDEIRHRLAKLGAFGMKIKKEYGGLEFTQAEYNKVMQLVGSQDGNVAALLSAHQSIGLPQPLKTFGTEEQKKKYLPRVARGEVSAFALTEAEVGSDPANLHSTVEDTDNGQAFILNGEKLWCTNGTIADLIVVMAKHKEDNAISAFIIETSWPGVKVEHRCHFMGLKALENGVISFKNVRVPKENLLWQRGKGLKLALITLNTGRLTIPAICAGTAKACVEVVRKWGRSRVQWGQPVGKHEAIAQKIADMASMTFAMESVSDIATAMSDKGYDIRLEAAVAKMYNTEAGWKIVDDTLQVRGGRGYETADSLRARGDEPIPIERAMRDFRINLIFEGSSEIMRLFIAREAVDKHLDVAWSMINPKSTMGQRLGALPKVIAFYAVWYPSRWLGWSFWPRYSEFGKLARHMRFVNRTTRKLSREIFHGMMRHQAKLAYKQAFLFRVVDIGAELFAMASTMSRALKLSKEGNHDACELADLFCRNARRRVKILLKGLWNNDDVFKYGIAKNILNDKYTWMEEGISGFIKPEKKTVSVQGMKAEKTLA
- a CDS encoding DUF4234 domain-containing protein; this translates as MQVKKRNMVAQVFLVIITLGIYAIYWFYQTASELKGIANDPEASPGLWTVLLFIPFGAFYSYYKYGELYEKVSTEKMNRWLLFVLWLVFSPAVWFLVQMDLNKRAEIPATSV
- a CDS encoding gluconokinase codes for the protein MKTQTNQPIKLKNAQRPLILAIDIGTSSTRALVYDALGRPVKNLMHQVGYLFTTSQDGGVYADPKFIVDSTAECIDKIMEELGKHAGEVKAVGFDTFWHNLMGVDKSGKPTTALISWADTRPRLVIDALKQKLNPEEIHSRTGCVIHPSYLPAKLMWFNEEHNETFIKTDKWMSIGEYLYYVFFEKAVCSISMASGTGLLNQNTCKWDEKVFAVMPITPQNLSELGDMDTPLQGLKSTYAKRWPTLVDIPWFPAVGDGASSNVGTGCVAKDQLCIVMGTSGALRVCWEADSVIIPPELWVYRVDKKRFLMGGALSDGGNLRKWIVSHLGVEGGKKGVDKAMNECKPDGHGLTVLPFWAGERSTGWHENARGMIYGLNLNSSREEIVRATMESVSYRYAAVYDIFNRQNMPIKKIIASGGGFIDSEVLTQIMSDVMGLPVTQSGEQEGSARGAAILALEGIGSVRNAAEIPMPLGRTFNPNTQNHEIYKAARERQNNMYNLIAQRWWEKGM